ACAACCCGGATGACGCCGACCTCTACCCGCCCACCGAGACGCCCCCCGAGGGCGACAAGCGCCGCCGGAAGGATTTCCCTCCCCGCACCGACCGCTAGTCTGACAGCCTCAACACACGCTCGGCGTTGGTGCGGTAGACGCGCGCCAGCACCTCGGACGGCAGCGAAAGCCCCCGGATGACGGGCATTCCGTCGCAGTCCGGGTCCTCCACGGGCGAGGGGCAGACCGCATCGGTCTCCCAGAAGATCCGGTGCGCCCAGTACCTGGACGTGTAGCGCACCAGGTCCGAATTGGCCGTCACCACCTGGTCGGTGCCGAAGAGGATGCGCTCGGCGTTTCGGATGATAAACGCCCGCGCTTCGTCGCGGCGGCGTCCCAGCTCCCGGATCATCCACTTGGTGGCGCTGGTGTCCAGGTAGAGGTTGGGATAGCGGTCGAGCAGCGCCTGCAGGTGGTCGAGGTGCTCCGGGTCGCCGCCCATGTGCGCCGCGATGACGGAAGTCCGAGGGTAGCGCTCCAGCACGGCTTCGAGCGGCGGATACTGGTCGGCTTTCGAGCCGTAAAGCGCCCGGTCGGTGTAGACCCGTTCGAACCAGATGTCAGGGTCGGAGACGTGCACCAGCAGGCCCAGACCCAGTTCCTGGATGCGTTCCAGAACCGGGGCGAGGCGCGGGTCGTCCAGGCGCAGGCGGGTCATCGCATAAAAGCGCGGCGTAAACCAGAACTTGATCAGCCGCGCCCCGCGCCGGTGGGCCTCCTCCACCCGCCGGCGGTTCTCGACAGCGAACGCCTTCTCGTCTTCCAGGAGGTCGTAGCGAAGTTGCGGGGCCACCAGAACGCGCCCCGCCCAGCCGTTGGCGATGGCCGCCGGCTCCAGGTGCTCCCGCGCGATGACCACCAGGGTGTCGATCCCGTAGAGGTCGGCCGCCTGCATGAGAAGGCTCGCCTCGGGCATCACGTGCGTGTGGGTGTGCACGTCGATCGCCTTCACCCCTGCCCGGGAGGGTGGAGGCTGCGTGAAGTTGCTCGCCGCTGCCTCTTCTGTCAGCCGGAAGTCCAAGGACGCCTTACGCCTCCTCCTGTGCAGCGCGTGCGGCGCACACCGACATTGTGGCCCTCGCCGCCTGCCTCCGCAAGGCCCCGGCCCCATACCCGCTCCTCGCCTCCGGATCCTGGAGGGAACGAGCCGGGGGATGCCGAACGTTAGGGCCACCTGAGCGGGTTTACCCGCGCCGGAAGGAGGCGCTTGGAAGGATGAGTGGAGGGCGCGCGAAGTTGGCCAGTGTGGGGGTGGCGGTGGCGCTTTTGGTGTCGCTTCTCTCGGTCACCGCCGCAGCAGCTGCCACTACGCAGGACCCGGACGTAGCAGACATTCCCATTGGCAAGCGTGGGGGTACGTTGCGGTACTCGTCGTTCGGCAGCGGGCCCAAGACGTTCAACTACTACCTCGCCAAGGAGACGTCGTCCACCGACGTCCTTGGCAGGGTCTTCGAAGGCCTCGTGACCGCCGACGGCCGCACCACGGAGATCATTCCGGCGCTCGCGAAGAAGTGGGAGTACAGCGAGGACGGCCTCGTCTGGACGTTTTACCTCCGCCGCGGCGTGCAGTGGCACGACGGGCAGGAACTTACTGCAGACGACGTGATCTTCTCGTACGACCTGGTCTACGACCAGAACATCCCTAACAATTTCCGCTTCGGCCTGACCATCGACGGAAAGCCCTTGAAGTACGAGAAGGTAGACCAGTACACCGTGCGCTTCACGCTGCCCAGGATTTACGCGCCGCTGCTGCGCAGCATCGGCGTGCCCATCATGCCGCGCCACCTGCTTTACGACGCATGGAAAGCCGGCAAGTTCAACGAGATGTGGGGGATCGACACCGACCCCAAGAAGATCGTCGGCACCGGGCCGTTCCGTATCGTCGAGTACGTGCCGGCGCAGCGGATCGTCTACGAGCGCAATCCCAACTACTGGCGCCTCGACAAGGCGGGCACGCAGCTTCCGTATCTGGACCGGCTGGAGGAGACCATCGTCGAAAGCCAGGACGTGGAGCTCCTGAAATTCCGCGCCGGGGAGATCGACTACCTGGCGCCCGACCGCCGCTACGTGGCCGACCTGCAGATGGAGGCGGCGTCCAAGGGCTTCCGGCTCATCAACGGCGGCCCCACGTTCGGCAGCGAGTTCATCGTCTTCAACCAGAACCCGAACACCATCAAGCAACCGAAGCTCTCGTGGTTCACCAACAAGCTCTTCCGCCAGGCCGTGGCGTACGCGGTAGACAAGGAGTCGATCATCGACCTGGCCTTCGCGGGGCTGGCCCAACCCCAGTGGAGTCCCATCGGGCCGGCAGCCAAGGTGTTCCACAAGCCGGACGTGAAGCAGTACCCGTATGACCTGAAGAAGGCGCAGGAGTTGCTGGCCGAGGCCGGCTTCCGGCGCGGCGCCGACGGCCGGCTGCGGGATGCGGATGGGAACCTCGTCGAGTTCGACCTTCTCACCAACGCCGGCAACCGCGCCAGAGAGACGATCGGGTCGCTGTTGAAGGAGGACCTGACCCGCCTCGGCATCAAGGTCAACTTCCAGCCCATCGACTTCAACGTGCTGGTCAGGAAGCTCACGGAGACGTACGACTGGGACGCCATCATCATCGGCCTGACCGGAGGCCCCGAGCCGGCCACCGGCCGCAACGTCTGGATGTCCAACGGCGGCCTCCACATGTGGTACCCGGGCCAGAAGCAGCCGGCTACCGCCTGGGAGGCGCGCATCGACTTCCTGTTCGAAGAGGCCACCAAGTACCTGGACAACGACGTGCGGCGCAAGTACTACAACGAGTTCCAGGACCTCGTGGCCGATCAGCTTCCCCTCATCTACACGGTGAACCCCGAAGCCTGGTACGCCGTCTACAACTACGTGAAGAACGCCCAGCCCACGGCGTTTGCCCGGGGCCTTCTGTACCAGGTCGACGAACTCTGGATCGACCGGCGCTAGCACGGTCCTCGGCAGGCGGGGCCGGAGCCTCTTGTAACTCCGGCCCGCCCGCCTTGGGCGGCACCTTGGCTGAGGGGCGTACAACTCGATGTGGCGTTACATCCTGCGGCGGCTGCTGTACATCATCCCCATGATGCTAGGGGTCAGCGTCCTGACCTTCTTTGTCATGAAGCTGGCCCCCGGCGACTACCTCGACCTGCTCCGGCTCAACCCCGACGTGAGCCCGGAGGCCATCGAACAGCTGAACCGCCAGTTCGGGCTTGACCAGCCCGCTTACGTACAGTTCGGGCGGTGGCTGTGGAACGTGCTGCACTTCAATCTGGGCCACTCGTTCAACTACGGCGCGCCGGTGAGCTACCTCATCGGGACGCGCCTGTTGAACACCCTGCTGCTTTCGGTTGCGTCGCTTGCGCTTGCCTGGACCTTTTCCTTTCCCGCCGGGGTGTACGCCGCCGTCAAGGCGCACTCGACGTACGACCGGGTGCTGACGTTCGCGGCCTTTATCGGGCTCTCGATCCCCAACTACTTCCTGGCGCTCCTGCTCCTGTACCTCGTGGTTCACTTCAATCTACCCCTGCCCGTTGGCGGCATGACGAGCAGCGACTTCGCCTCGCTTTCCACGTGGGGAAAGGTGGCGGACATCGGCAGGCACCTCATCGTGCCGGCTGTGGTGCTCGGCACCGCCAGCATGGCCTCCCTCACCCGGTACCTGAGATCCGGCATGCTCGACGTGCTGGGCCAGGAGTACGTCGTAACGGCCCGGGCCAAGGGGCTGCCCGAGAGCCGCGTCGTCTGGAAGCACGGGGTTCGCAACGCCCTCAACGTCATGATCACCATCTTCGGCTTCGAACTCGGAAGCCTCCTCAACGGCGCCGCCCTCACGGAGATCATCACGGGATGGCCCGGCATGGGGCGGCTCGTGCTGGAAGCGCTGAGAGCCTACGACTACTACGTCGTGATGGGAACCGTACTGATGGCAGGGGTGTTGCTAGTGGTGGGTAACCTGGTCGCCGACATACTGCTGGCGTGGGCCGATCCGAGGGTGAGGCTCCAATGACCATCGCCGAGCGTATCCTCCACGATCAGGAGCAGCCTCAGCAGGCGGAGTCCGTTTCGCTCTGGCGTGCCGGGTGGACCCGGCTGAAGCGAAACCGCGTGGCCAGGGCGGCAGGGCTGGTGCTCCTGGCGATGCACCTGCTGGCCATCTTTGCCGACTTCGTGGCGCCCTACTCGGAGCTGTACACCAACCGGCGGAAGTTCTACCACCCGCCCACCCGGATCCACATCGTGACGCAGGACGGTGCCCTGAGCCGACCGTTCGTCTACGACTTCAGGCTGGTAGACCGCAGCCGCCGGATCTATGAGGAGGATCGTTCGCAGCCTTACCCCGTCCGCTTTTTCGTGCGCGGCGAACCGTACCGCCTGTTGTGGCTCATTCCCACCGACGTGCACCTGATCGGCGTGGATCCTCCCGCCGGGTTGTATCTTCTGGGCACTGACGACATGGGTCGAGACATCTTCTCCCGCCTCTTGTTCGGTGCCCGCCGGTCGCTTTTCATCGGCGTAGCCGGCATTGCGGTGACGCTCCTGATTGGTCTGATCTACGGCGGGATCTCCGGCTACTTCGGCGGGCGCGTCGACAACGTGATGATGCGCCTTGCCGAAATCGTGCTGGCCATCCCCAGCTTCTACCTGCTCGTGGCCCTGAGCGCGGTGCTGCCGTTGAACCTGCCCTCACAGCAGCGCTTCTTCCTCGTGGTGCTCGTGTTGAGCCTGGTGGGCTGGCCCGGGTCGGCCCGGGCGGTGAGGGGCCTGGTGCTGTCGCTGCGAGAGCAGGACTTCGTCGCGGCCGCAAGGGCCGTGGGGGCGACCCACCTGCGCATCATCTGGCGGCACATCCTGCCCAACACCGTCTCATACGCAATCGTGGCGGCCACCCTGTCAGTGCCGGGCTTCATCATCGCCGAGGCCGCGCTGTCCCTTATCGGCGTGGGCGTCCAGGAGCCGTACGCAAGCTGGGGCAACATGTTGAGCAAGGCCACCAACGTCAACAGCATGGCACGATACCCCTGGACGCTCGTCTCGGGTTTCGCCATCTTCCTCGCGGTCCTCAGCTACAACTTCCTGGGCGATGGCGTGCGCGAGGCGTTCAGCCCGCGGACCCTCGCTGCGACCCCGGCAGCCGTCAGGGTATCGAAACGGCCTTCCGAACGCCGGTCATGGGCGGCCGCGCTGCGCTCGGCCCTGCTTCGAGGCGGCGTGCCGGCGCGCTCGGGACCGTCACGCCCCGCATAGCGAGGACAGCTGCCCCGGTCTGTCGAAACAAGCCCATCAGGAAGGCGGGGCTTCGTCGTGGTAGCCCGGGGTTTTCGCGGGCCGAGCGTTGCCGCGTTCGTGCTACTGGTTTCGGGCATCCTGGGTGCCGCCGGCACCACCCGCATGAGCCGGCAATACGTGGAGGGTGCTCGCACCCTCAGCCTCTTCGAGGTGGGCGTGGAGGTCGCTGCGGTCTCCCCTGCGCTGCAGCTCTCGCTCTTTTACCGCAACCCGGGCCCGTGGCCGGTCACACTCCTGGAAGTGCAGGTGCTCGCGTGGCACGGAGGGGACTACCTGGGCGCCGCCAGCCGCGACCTTCGGCAAAACCCGCTGGTCGTCGCCCCTTCGTCGACCGGGCAGCTCACCCTGACCTTCCCTGCCGGCACGGAGACGGCCCGGCCGCCCGCCGGAGACGGGGCAGGGGCGTCCTGGCGCTTCTACCTCTCCGGCCGGCTCGAACTGCCGGTGCTGGGAGCCCGCACGTTCAGCCGGGAAGCCTTGTATCCCGACGTGGAGGGATCGTAGCAGCCCGGGCATGACCATCCTGGCTCAACAGACCGACCGTTCGCGAGCGGTGCGCCTCTTCCTGGGGGATCTGGCCTCCCTCTTCGGGGGCGGGGGCACGGTGTCGTTCTTCCTGACCAACTGGTGGCTTCCGGCCCTCAGCCCCTTTCCGTGGCTCGCCCGGCACGGTGCGGCCGCGGCATTGGCGATGTCGCTGGCCGTGGGGCTGCTTCTCGGGGTTCGTACCCAGCGGGCCGGCCGGGCGATGCTCTACACCCTGTTGTCGTTTGCCGCCGGGGCGACCGGGCTGGCCCTGGTGCTCTCGGCACCGGCCCTGGCGGGGGTCCCCGGCGGTTCCCGGATCGCCGCCCTCATCGTCCCGTCCCGCGTGGTCATCTCCCTGTTCTTCCTGGCACCGCTGGGCCTGCTGGGCAGTGTCGTGGGCGCGTCCGCTTCCGGGGGGCGCGCGGGTTCCCGCATGGCCTGAAGGTTGAGGGCTTTCAGGGCCCTGTCTCAGCGGGTCCTCCGAAACGTCCCTGCCGCCCCGGCCCAGCGATAAGGCCGGCGGCCGCGCGGCGGCCCCAGCACCTCGGCCGTCACGATGGCCCGCACCAGGTCCCCCCCCGAAAGGCCTGCAAACGGCCCTGCCACTGTCGGGCCCCGTTCGGCGACGTCCCCCGTGAAAAGCCCTGCACCGGTGCTTCGGAGGATAGGCACGCCTTCCGGCCGGGGTCCCTCTCTCCCGGCCCCTCTACCCTCCAGGGGTTCCCCGAGAGGAGCCTCGAAGGGCGGCGGCCGCCTCCCCGCGAGGGGTTGGCGGTCCCGCACCGCACCCGTGCGGCGCTGCCGTTCGGCTCCGGCCGGCCGCCCGGCGGTGACCTCGCCCGTCCTCGCCGCCGCCGGACGGCGCCGGGATACGCGCTGGCCGCGGGCCGAGCTCCACAGCCACCCGAACGTGAGGATGAGAAGCCAGATCAGCAGTTCAAACAGGTCGTCTACGGGCGCCACCGCCCCTTACCGGCCATGTGGGTGCGCTCCCCTAACGGCCCTGCCCGGGCCCGGGTCCGACCGGACCTGAAGGCCCGGCGCCCGGAGCGCCGCCCACCATTCCGGGCGTCGGCTCGCGCCCCGGCGCTGGCCCCTGTGCTTCGCTCAGGCGGCTGATGGCCTGCCGCATGGCGGTGTCGGCGAGGATGTTCTGCATGGTGTAGTAGTCCATGACCCCGATTTTGCCTTCCCGCAGGGCCGCCGCCAGGCTCCTGGGCACCTCCGCCTCGGCCTCCACCACTCTTGCCCGCATCTCCTGGACCATCGCCAGCATCTCCTGCTCCCGCGCGAGGGCGCCGAACCGCCGTTCGGCGGCCTTGGCTTCGGCGATGTTCTTGTCGGCGTTGGCCTGGTCCACCTGGAGCTGGGCTCCGATGTTGCGGCCCACGTCCACGTCGGCGATGTCGATGGACAGGATTTCGAACGCCGTCCCGGCATCCAGCCCCTTGGACAGCACCGTCTTGGAGATGCGATCCGGGTTCTCCAGCACCTCTTTGTGGCTCTCCGACGAGCCCACCGTGGTGACGATGCCCTCGCCCACCCGGGCGATGATGGTGGCCTCCCCGGCGCCCCCGACCAGCCGGTCGATGTTGGCGCGCACCGTTACCCGCGCCTTCACCTTCAACTCGATCCCGTCCTTGGCCACGGCGGCTACCACGGGCGTCTCAATGACCCTGGGATTGACGCTCATCTGCACCGCTTCGAGCACGTTGCGCCCCGCCAGGTCGATGGCGGCCGCCCGCTCGAAGGTGAGGTTGATGTTGGCCCGCTGCGCGGCAATGAGGGCGTCCACCACCCGGTCCACGTTACCGCCCGCCAGGAAGTGCGCCTCGAGCTTGTCGATGGCCACGTCCAGCCCCGCTTTCTGGGCCTTGATGAGGGGCAGAATGATCCCGGCCGGCGGAACTCGCCGTAGCCTCATCCCGATCAGCGTGAAGATGCCCACCGGCACCCCGGCCGCCCACGCGGAGATCCAGAGGCCCACCGGGATGAAGTTGAGCAACACCACGAGACCGATGACGATCAGGATGACCGGCAGCCAGAAGACCAGCAGTTGCTCCACGCGCTACCCCTCTCTTTCCGCTCTTTGGGCCCTGACCACGATGCGAAGCCCCTCCGCCCTGACGACCTCCACGGGCGTGCCGGTGTCGATGAACTCTCCGTCCGTGCTTGCGTCCAGGCGCTCGCCGCCGATCTCCACGACCCCGGATGGCCGCAGGGGCGTCACGGCCCGGCCTCTTTGCCCCACCCATCTGTGATGTTCGGCCGGGGCCGTGTATCCTTCCTCGCGCCACTGCCGCGTCTTGAGCACGATCTGGCTCCATGTACGGCTCTTGCGGATGTAGCGGAACGTCAGGGCCCCCACGAGGACGGTCATGACCACCGACCCGCCCACCACGTACAGGGCCGACGCCGCGTCCTTGAACGAAAGGTAGAGGCTGGCGAATATGGCCACAAGCCCCGGCACCCCGGCGATCCCGAACCCGGGGATCGCCACCAGCTCCACGACCAACAGCACGATCCCGACCAGGAAGAGGATGATGACCTCCCACCCGACGAGCCCGGTGACGAGCCGCGCCCCGAAAAACAGGGTGAGCGCGATCAGCCCCACCGTGCCGGGCACGCCCCATCCCGGCGTCGCAAGCTCGTAGATGACCCCGAGAAAGCCGATGGTGAGCAGAAGGGAGCTGACCGTAGGCTCGGTCAAGAAGCGTGCAATCCGTTCCGCCCAGTTGGGGCTGAGCTCGACGAAGCGGGCGCCGACAAGTCCCACGGCGGCAGCCGCAGACTCCCGATCTTTTGCCACCGCGTCGATGAAGCCCAGTTCCTTCGCCCTGGCGTCCGAGAGGGTCAGGATCTTGCCGGCCTCCACGACGCCCGGAATCTCGATGCTCTTGTCGACCATGGCCGCAGCGATGCGGGGGTCGCGGCCCTTGGCCTGGGCGGTGGCCTCAAACTCCGCCCGAAGGGCGGAGATGATCTTCTCCTCGGCCGGGATGGGCTCGGCCGCCCCGATGCTCGATGCCGGCGCCATCACGATGTAGTCGCACGCCAGGCTGACCAGGGCCCCGGCTGACTGCGCCCGCTCCGAGATGAACGCGATGGTGGGAATGCCCGCGTCCAGGAGGGTATCCCGGATCTCCTCGGCAGCGTCCACGCGCCCTCCGGGGGTGTTGACCTCTACAAGGATGGCGTCGGCCCCTGCCCCGTTGGCCTCCGCCACCGACCGCTTGACGAACTCGGCAAGCCCGACCTCGATCACCCCGCGAATGGGGATCACGTAGACGACCGGACGGGAACCCGGCCGGGGCTCGAGCGGAGGCCTGCTGGCGGCGCCGGCCGCTCCGGTCTCCCCTGACAGGCTCCTCAGGAGAAGGAGCGCGACCGCCGCAACCGTGCAAAGCCGCCGGAACACCGCTTGCCCGGGCGCCGAACCGCCTTTCGCTCCCGCCACCCCTCGCCCGTCCCTTCCAGGCCGTGCAGGGCGACAAAAAAAGAGGCCGCCCGACGTCTTATACGATGCCGGGCAGCCCGAACCCTGGCGCCGTCGCAGCCGCCTCAAGAACGCCGCCGACGCGCACGCGCCTTCATCTTGCGTCGCACGCTGGGTTTGACGTAGTGCTCATGCCGCCGCATTTCAGCCAGGATGCCATCTTGCTGCATCATCCGCTTGAGCCTTCGGAGCGCCGCGTCCAGCGATTCGTTGTCGCCGACCCTGACCTCGGCCATGCCGGACCTCCCCTCGTCGTCCGGCGACCGGCCGGCGGGACCCGCTATGCAAGTCAAGCCCCTCCCGCGGCACCGGGGATACTAGGGCAGATTCCACGCGGACGGCGCCGTTCCTGCCACTCCGCTCCTCCCCTCGCCGCCGGCATCTGCCACGACGGCGCGAAGTCCCCGGGGCCCCGTCCCCACCACCCGGGCCCGCACCACGCGCCCCGCCTCGAGGGAACCTGCGGCGGCACCTTCCAGCTCCACCCGGGCGTAGTGCTCGTCCACGCCCTGAGATCGGGCCGAGCCGGGGGCCGGCCGCTCCACCAGCACGTCCACCTCGCGGCCGCAAAGCCGCTCGAGGTATGCCGCGCCGGCGCGCTCGCCGGTAGCCGAGAGTTGCCGCATGCGCCGCGCGGCGGCTTCTCCGTCCACACGTCCGGAAAGGTGCGCCGCCGGCGTTCCCGGCCTCGGTGAGAACGGAAAGAGGTGAAGCCGCATCATGCCGAGTTCCTCAACGAGACCCACCGTGCGGCCGAACGCCTCTTCTGTCTCGCCGGGAAAGCCCACGATCACGTCCGCCGTGACGGCAAGGTCCGGCCGCATCCCTCGGAGGCGCCCGACGGCCATCCGCACGTCGTCGGCTCGGTACCGGCGGCCCATGCGGCGCAACACCCCGTCGTCTCCGGACTGAAGCGACAGGTGTATGTGCGGGCACAGCCTCTGCGAGCCTCCCCACCACGCGAGCAGTTCGCACGTAAGGGCGGAGGGAAGGACGGAACCCAGGCGGATCCGGAAGCTCCCCGGCAGCGCCTCGATCCGTTCCAGGAGCCGGAGAAGGCCGTCCCGCTGCCCCAGGTCGCGGCCATAGGCGGCTACGTTGACGCCGCTGAGGACGATCTCGTGGAAGTTGGCGTCCACGAGCCTGCGCACCTCGTCCAGCACCGCACCCGCCTCCCGGCTTCTGGCCCTGCCGCGGCTGTAGGGCACGATGCAGAAGGTGCACATCTCGTCGCAGCCGTCCTGGATCTTTACGACAGCACGGGCCCGGTCCGGAAAGCAGGCAACCGGGAGTTCCTCGTAGGCGGGGCGGGCGTCGCGAAGAGCGCCGGCCACGTCGGAGCGCGCGGCGGATGGCAATGTGGCGCCTTTTGCCCACTCGGCGGCCAGTTGCACGAGTCGCCCGCGGCGGTCGGTGCCCACCACCGCCACCACGCCGTCCATCGACCCAACGAGGCCGGGCTGCAGCTGCGCCAGGCACCCGGTCACCATCACGGCGCCCTTCCCGCGTGCTCGCCGCGCGGCGCGCCGGATGAGCTGGCGGCTCTTGTGCTCTCCGGTGGCCGTCACGGCGCAGGTGTTGATGACGTAAAGGTCGGCCTCCTCCTCGAAGCCCACCACCGAAAAGCCGTGCCGCCGGAAAAGTTGGGCGATGGACTCGCTGTCATACTGGTTGACCTTGCACCCGAGAGTCCAGACAGCCACCCGGACAGGCCGCACGCGCGGTTCACCCCGGCGGCTATTGTAGCAGACCTTGTCCTAAACCCCGAAGCTGTAGAGGCTCAGGTAGGCAAACCCGACGCCGATGATAGCGCCGGCCACCACGTCCGAGGGATAGTGGTGGCCCAGGTAGGTGCGGGAGAGGCCCACCAGCGCCGCCGCGGCAAACATCAAGAGCAGCCACGCCGGCCAGCGGGCGGCCAGCACGGTGGCGACGGCGAAACTCGCTGCCGTGTGCCCGGAGGGGAAGGAGTAGTCGGGCAGGGGCAGCACCACGCTGCGGCTGTCGGCCAGCACCAGGTAAGGACGCGGGCGTTCGAGGCGCCGCTTGAGCAGCTGCACGAGCAGGTGGCTGGTGGCGAGCGCCGTCAAAGCAGCGTAACCGACCCGCCGCACCTCGCCGCCCGACAACGCCAGGGCAGTGCTCACGCCCACCGTAAACGTCGCCCCGCCCAGCTTCGTGCACAGCGCCATGAAGCGGTCCAGCCATCTTCTGGCGAGGCGCAGGTGAACGTACCAGAAAAGCCGCGTGTCAAACCCTACCAGAGCCTTCCTCCAGCCGATGGCCGTCCGCCTCCCCTCGCGGGCATCTCCAATCTACCGCAACTCCGCCGACGCGCAATGCCTTCGCGAAGAGAGTTTCGCCCGGACACCTCAGCGTGAGGGGGAACAGACCGAATCCAGAAGACGCGCCGCACGTTTCCACGGGTCGAAGCTCTGGAGGACCCCTTCGGCCCCGCTCTGCCGGAGGTCGTCAGCGCCATAGGGGCCCGTGGCGACCGCCACGGCCAGAAAGCCCGCCCGGTGGGCGGCTTCCACGTCCAGCGGCGTGTCACCCACCACGACGACCGG
The sequence above is a segment of the Bacillota bacterium genome. Coding sequences within it:
- the rpsU gene encoding 30S ribosomal protein S21, with the translated sequence MAEVRVGDNESLDAALRRLKRMMQQDGILAEMRRHEHYVKPSVRRKMKARARRRRS
- a CDS encoding nodulation protein NfeD; translation: MAGAKGGSAPGQAVFRRLCTVAAVALLLLRSLSGETGAAGAASRPPLEPRPGSRPVVYVIPIRGVIEVGLAEFVKRSVAEANGAGADAILVEVNTPGGRVDAAEEIRDTLLDAGIPTIAFISERAQSAGALVSLACDYIVMAPASSIGAAEPIPAEEKIISALRAEFEATAQAKGRDPRIAAAMVDKSIEIPGVVEAGKILTLSDARAKELGFIDAVAKDRESAAAAVGLVGARFVELSPNWAERIARFLTEPTVSSLLLTIGFLGVIYELATPGWGVPGTVGLIALTLFFGARLVTGLVGWEVIILFLVGIVLLVVELVAIPGFGIAGVPGLVAIFASLYLSFKDAASALYVVGGSVVMTVLVGALTFRYIRKSRTWSQIVLKTRQWREEGYTAPAEHHRWVGQRGRAVTPLRPSGVVEIGGERLDASTDGEFIDTGTPVEVVRAEGLRIVVRAQRAEREG
- a CDS encoding phosphatase PAP2 family protein, which produces MALCTKLGGATFTVGVSTALALSGGEVRRVGYAALTALATSHLLVQLLKRRLERPRPYLVLADSRSVVLPLPDYSFPSGHTAASFAVATVLAARWPAWLLLMFAAAALVGLSRTYLGHHYPSDVVAGAIIGVGFAYLSLYSFGV
- the floA gene encoding flotillin-like protein FloA (flotillin-like protein involved in membrane lipid rafts), producing MEQLLVFWLPVILIVIGLVVLLNFIPVGLWISAWAAGVPVGIFTLIGMRLRRVPPAGIILPLIKAQKAGLDVAIDKLEAHFLAGGNVDRVVDALIAAQRANINLTFERAAAIDLAGRNVLEAVQMSVNPRVIETPVVAAVAKDGIELKVKARVTVRANIDRLVGGAGEATIIARVGEGIVTTVGSSESHKEVLENPDRISKTVLSKGLDAGTAFEILSIDIADVDVGRNIGAQLQVDQANADKNIAEAKAAERRFGALAREQEMLAMVQEMRARVVEAEAEVPRSLAAALREGKIGVMDYYTMQNILADTAMRQAISRLSEAQGPAPGREPTPGMVGGAPGAGPSGPVGPGPGQGR
- the mtaB gene encoding tRNA (N(6)-L-threonylcarbamoyladenosine(37)-C(2))-methylthiotransferase MtaB; the encoded protein is MRPVRVAVWTLGCKVNQYDSESIAQLFRRHGFSVVGFEEEADLYVINTCAVTATGEHKSRQLIRRAARRARGKGAVMVTGCLAQLQPGLVGSMDGVVAVVGTDRRGRLVQLAAEWAKGATLPSAARSDVAGALRDARPAYEELPVACFPDRARAVVKIQDGCDEMCTFCIVPYSRGRARSREAGAVLDEVRRLVDANFHEIVLSGVNVAAYGRDLGQRDGLLRLLERIEALPGSFRIRLGSVLPSALTCELLAWWGGSQRLCPHIHLSLQSGDDGVLRRMGRRYRADDVRMAVGRLRGMRPDLAVTADVIVGFPGETEEAFGRTVGLVEELGMMRLHLFPFSPRPGTPAAHLSGRVDGEAAARRMRQLSATGERAGAAYLERLCGREVDVLVERPAPGSARSQGVDEHYARVELEGAAAGSLEAGRVVRARVVGTGPRGLRAVVADAGGEGRSGVAGTAPSAWNLP
- a CDS encoding ABC transporter permease, translating into MTIAERILHDQEQPQQAESVSLWRAGWTRLKRNRVARAAGLVLLAMHLLAIFADFVAPYSELYTNRRKFYHPPTRIHIVTQDGALSRPFVYDFRLVDRSRRIYEEDRSQPYPVRFFVRGEPYRLLWLIPTDVHLIGVDPPAGLYLLGTDDMGRDIFSRLLFGARRSLFIGVAGIAVTLLIGLIYGGISGYFGGRVDNVMMRLAEIVLAIPSFYLLVALSAVLPLNLPSQQRFFLVVLVLSLVGWPGSARAVRGLVLSLREQDFVAAARAVGATHLRIIWRHILPNTVSYAIVAATLSVPGFIIAEAALSLIGVGVQEPYASWGNMLSKATNVNSMARYPWTLVSGFAIFLAVLSYNFLGDGVREAFSPRTLAATPAAVRVSKRPSERRSWAAALRSALLRGGVPARSGPSRPA
- a CDS encoding ABC transporter permease, whose translation is MWRYILRRLLYIIPMMLGVSVLTFFVMKLAPGDYLDLLRLNPDVSPEAIEQLNRQFGLDQPAYVQFGRWLWNVLHFNLGHSFNYGAPVSYLIGTRLLNTLLLSVASLALAWTFSFPAGVYAAVKAHSTYDRVLTFAAFIGLSIPNYFLALLLLYLVVHFNLPLPVGGMTSSDFASLSTWGKVADIGRHLIVPAVVLGTASMASLTRYLRSGMLDVLGQEYVVTARAKGLPESRVVWKHGVRNALNVMITIFGFELGSLLNGAALTEIITGWPGMGRLVLEALRAYDYYVVMGTVLMAGVLLVVGNLVADILLAWADPRVRLQ
- a CDS encoding ABC transporter substrate-binding protein, whose protein sequence is MSGGRAKLASVGVAVALLVSLLSVTAAAAATTQDPDVADIPIGKRGGTLRYSSFGSGPKTFNYYLAKETSSTDVLGRVFEGLVTADGRTTEIIPALAKKWEYSEDGLVWTFYLRRGVQWHDGQELTADDVIFSYDLVYDQNIPNNFRFGLTIDGKPLKYEKVDQYTVRFTLPRIYAPLLRSIGVPIMPRHLLYDAWKAGKFNEMWGIDTDPKKIVGTGPFRIVEYVPAQRIVYERNPNYWRLDKAGTQLPYLDRLEETIVESQDVELLKFRAGEIDYLAPDRRYVADLQMEAASKGFRLINGGPTFGSEFIVFNQNPNTIKQPKLSWFTNKLFRQAVAYAVDKESIIDLAFAGLAQPQWSPIGPAAKVFHKPDVKQYPYDLKKAQELLAEAGFRRGADGRLRDADGNLVEFDLLTNAGNRARETIGSLLKEDLTRLGIKVNFQPIDFNVLVRKLTETYDWDAIIIGLTGGPEPATGRNVWMSNGGLHMWYPGQKQPATAWEARIDFLFEEATKYLDNDVRRKYYNEFQDLVADQLPLIYTVNPEAWYAVYNYVKNAQPTAFARGLLYQVDELWIDRR
- a CDS encoding amidohydrolase family protein, translating into MDFRLTEEAAASNFTQPPPSRAGVKAIDVHTHTHVMPEASLLMQAADLYGIDTLVVIAREHLEPAAIANGWAGRVLVAPQLRYDLLEDEKAFAVENRRRVEEAHRRGARLIKFWFTPRFYAMTRLRLDDPRLAPVLERIQELGLGLLVHVSDPDIWFERVYTDRALYGSKADQYPPLEAVLERYPRTSVIAAHMGGDPEHLDHLQALLDRYPNLYLDTSATKWMIRELGRRRDEARAFIIRNAERILFGTDQVVTANSDLVRYTSRYWAHRIFWETDAVCPSPVEDPDCDGMPVIRGLSLPSEVLARVYRTNAERVLRLSD